A region from the Papio anubis isolate 15944 chromosome 6, Panubis1.0, whole genome shotgun sequence genome encodes:
- the LOC110741057 gene encoding serine/arginine-rich splicing factor 10: MSRYLRPPNTSLFVRNVADDTRSEDLRREFGRYGPIVDVYVPLDFYTRRPRGFAYVQFEDVRDAEDALHNLDRKWICGRQIEIQFAQGDRKTPNQMKAKEGRNVYSSSRYDDYDRYRRSRSRSYERRRSRSRSFDYNYRRSYSPRNSRPTGRPRRSRSHSDNDRFKHRNRSFSRSKSNSRSRSKSQPKKEMKAKSRSRSASHTKTRGTSKTDSKTHYKSGSRYEKESRKKEPPRSKSQSRSQSRSRSKSRSRSWTSPKSSGH, translated from the coding sequence ATGTCCCGCTACCTGCGTCCCCCCAACACGTCTCTGTTCGTCAGGAACGTGGCCGACGACACCAGGTCTGAAGACTTGCGGCGTGAATTTGGTCGTTATGGTCCTATAGTTGATGTGTATGTTCCACTTGATTTCTACACTCGCCGTCCAAGAGGATTTGCTTATGTTCAATTTGAGGATGTTCGTGATGCTGAAGATGCTTTACATAATTTGGACAGAAAGTGGATTTGTGGACGGCAGATTGAAATCCAGTTTGCCCAGGGGGATCGAAAGACACCAAATCAGATGAAAGCCAAGGAAGGGAGGAATGTGTACAGTTCTTCACGCTATGATGATTATGACAGATACAGACGTTCTAGAAGCCGAAGTTATGAAAGGAGGAGATCAAGAAGTCGGTCTTTTGATTACAACTATAGAAGATCGTATAGTCCTAGAAACAGTAGACCGACTGGAAGACCACGGCGTAGCAGAAGCCATTCCGACAATGATAGATTCAAACACCGAAATCGATCTTTTTCAAGATCTAAATCCAATTCAAGATCACGGTCCAAGTCCCAGcccaagaaagaaatgaaggctaAATCACGTTCTAGGTCTGCATCTCACACCAAAACTAGAGGCACCTCTAAAACAGATTCCAAAACACATTATAAGTCTGGCTCAAGATATGAAAAGGAATCAAGGAAAAAAGAACCACCTAGATCCAAATCTCAGTCAAGATCACAGTCTAGGTCTAGGTCAAAATCTAGATCAAGGTCTTGGACTAGTCCTAAGTCCAGTGGCCACTGA